A section of the Nitrospinota bacterium genome encodes:
- the smpB gene encoding SsrA-binding protein SmpB, which yields MIKTIASNKKAFHDYTILEKIEAGLVLVGTEVKSLRAGNVRLSEAYAWPVNGELYIQNMFIGEYKQGNIHNHEPTRDRKLLLKKKELEKLIAKTQEKGLNIVPLRIYFKDALVKLELGLGKGKKLYDKRETLKKKVMDREAQRSLADRNKG from the coding sequence ATGATAAAGACTATCGCCAGCAACAAAAAGGCGTTTCACGACTACACGATCCTTGAAAAGATCGAAGCTGGGCTTGTACTTGTGGGAACCGAGGTGAAATCACTGCGCGCTGGGAACGTGCGTCTCAGCGAGGCGTACGCCTGGCCGGTAAACGGCGAGCTTTACATACAGAACATGTTCATCGGCGAATACAAGCAGGGGAACATACACAACCACGAGCCGACGCGCGACAGGAAGCTGCTACTCAAGAAAAAGGAACTTGAAAAACTCATCGCGAAGACACAGGAAAAGGGATTGAACATCGTCCCGTTAAGGATATATTTCAAGGATGCTCTCGTGAAGCTGGAGCTTGGGCTTGGCAAAGGTAAAAAACTATACGATAAGCGCGAGACCCTCAAGAAAAAGGTGATGGATCGCGAGGCGCAGAGGAGTCTCGCCGACAGGAACAAGGGGTAG
- a CDS encoding alpha/beta hydrolase has protein sequence MSALHFESAGFGEPIIFIHGWGVSSAVWKEEADYFSKRFRAVTVDLPGHGKSAPVDVELTIKLCAELLKELMKNEGLEGAHLVGWSLGAEVAARTAMISGGRLVRSLVSVGGTPCYVAPTQKDEWGMPEGKAKYFQRQLERDFSVSLSMFIHTFFEAEKDISAERAAFIKSVFFGEDFPPDQRSAIDLLKSLYDEDLRGELKASPLTLPLLVCHGDRDMIVPIGAAEQWSALLSQVKIVKFENCGHAPFLTNSELFRETVENFITALG, from the coding sequence TTGAGCGCACTGCATTTCGAATCTGCCGGTTTCGGCGAACCGATAATTTTCATCCACGGCTGGGGTGTGAGTTCGGCGGTTTGGAAAGAGGAGGCCGACTACTTCTCGAAGAGGTTCCGCGCAGTGACGGTAGATCTACCGGGACACGGAAAGTCGGCGCCGGTCGACGTAGAGCTGACCATTAAGCTCTGCGCGGAGCTGTTAAAGGAGCTAATGAAAAACGAGGGGCTGGAAGGCGCGCACCTTGTCGGGTGGTCGCTTGGCGCGGAGGTTGCCGCGCGTACGGCGATGATCTCCGGAGGCAGATTGGTCCGCTCACTCGTATCGGTCGGAGGAACGCCGTGCTATGTCGCTCCGACGCAGAAGGACGAGTGGGGTATGCCTGAGGGGAAAGCAAAATATTTCCAGCGACAGCTTGAGCGCGATTTCTCGGTGAGCCTTTCGATGTTCATACACACATTCTTTGAGGCGGAGAAGGATATTTCAGCCGAGCGGGCGGCGTTCATCAAATCGGTTTTTTTCGGCGAAGATTTTCCGCCGGACCAAAGGTCTGCCATTGACCTCTTAAAAAGTCTCTATGACGAGGATCTGCGCGGGGAATTGAAGGCCTCTCCTCTCACATTGCCTCTCTTGGTATGCCATGGCGACCGTGATATGATTGTCCCGATTGGAGCGGCCGAACAATGGAGCGCTCTCCTTTCGCAGGTGAAGATCGTGAAATTTGAAAATTGCGGGCACGCCCCGTTCCTTACAAACAGCGAGCTATTTCGGGAAACCGTTGAAAATTTCATAACGGCATTAGGATGA
- a CDS encoding tetratricopeptide repeat protein, whose protein sequence is MSLPLNFGIPYHTLVTAVIIALSTALLAVLYQKFFRKKGINDYPDNWHMPHRQNLHFTGREEQILALHALLHASVKVVIIGMKSEHVSGGIGKSELAIEFAYRCRDEYSLIWWIDAETIFSIETAYMMIARNLGILKKNERDQNSISAAVKDWLSMNGEWLLVFDNMMNEEDLLPYIPSEVKGRILVTTPKSDWKESVAARFSLDVFTPKEAVDFLLEREGNTSEAREAEELSKETGFLPLALEQACAHIKYEKISIAQYLDSFRTRRVEILMSGSPASPNGVVETACDLSFSKLHEEAKQLLFLCAFLHPEDIQFEMIKDGAEHLPEPLRSAAYDILRLRTAAASLTSYSLLYYEENMIIIHRLMQKVIRNRMDAETRKIFAGAAVAIVDKAFTYGEYKQETWEHSDRLIAQALTATSHAVEEEEALGTAIDLINNTGLYFQQTSRCPAARERLELGLALSGKVYGPDNADVAVMHDNLAEVLMKLRDFENAKKHFQRALEIGIKVYGEDHPTTNLYRENVESLTS, encoded by the coding sequence ATGTCTTTGCCTTTGAATTTTGGTATTCCGTATCACACGCTCGTAACCGCCGTAATCATCGCCTTGTCCACGGCTCTTCTGGCGGTACTGTATCAGAAGTTCTTCAGGAAAAAGGGGATAAACGATTATCCCGACAACTGGCATATGCCGCACCGGCAGAACCTTCATTTCACCGGCAGGGAAGAGCAGATATTGGCTCTCCATGCCTTGCTCCACGCTTCCGTTAAGGTCGTGATCATCGGGATGAAGTCCGAGCATGTTTCGGGGGGTATAGGCAAGAGCGAGCTCGCCATTGAGTTCGCATACAGGTGCCGTGACGAGTATTCCCTGATATGGTGGATTGACGCCGAAACGATATTCTCCATCGAAACCGCTTACATGATGATTGCCAGGAATCTTGGCATCCTGAAAAAGAACGAGAGAGATCAAAACAGCATCTCCGCCGCCGTGAAGGATTGGCTCTCCATGAACGGAGAATGGCTCCTTGTTTTCGACAACATGATGAATGAAGAGGACCTGCTCCCGTACATCCCCTCGGAAGTGAAGGGGAGGATACTTGTCACCACCCCAAAAAGCGACTGGAAAGAGAGCGTTGCCGCAAGGTTTTCTCTCGACGTCTTTACCCCGAAAGAGGCCGTGGATTTTCTTCTGGAAAGGGAAGGGAACACATCGGAGGCGAGAGAGGCGGAAGAGCTATCAAAGGAGACCGGTTTTCTCCCGCTCGCGCTGGAGCAGGCTTGCGCGCATATTAAATATGAAAAGATATCCATCGCCCAATATCTGGATTCGTTCAGGACAAGAAGGGTCGAGATATTAATGTCCGGCAGTCCGGCTTCGCCAAATGGTGTGGTCGAGACGGCGTGCGACCTCTCTTTTTCCAAATTGCATGAGGAGGCGAAACAGCTTCTGTTCCTCTGCGCGTTCCTCCACCCGGAGGATATCCAGTTTGAAATGATAAAGGACGGCGCGGAACATCTCCCTGAACCGCTGAGGTCGGCGGCATACGACATACTGAGGCTTAGGACCGCCGCCGCAAGCCTCACCTCATACTCCCTCCTGTATTATGAGGAAAACATGATCATCATTCATCGTCTCATGCAGAAAGTGATACGGAATCGGATGGACGCGGAAACGAGGAAAATATTCGCGGGGGCCGCGGTGGCGATAGTCGACAAAGCTTTCACCTACGGAGAATACAAGCAGGAAACATGGGAGCATTCCGACCGCCTTATCGCTCAGGCGTTAACGGCAACGAGCCACGCGGTAGAGGAGGAGGAGGCGCTTGGAACGGCGATAGACCTGATAAATAACACCGGTCTTTATTTCCAGCAGACGTCGAGATGCCCTGCCGCAAGAGAGCGTCTTGAACTTGGGCTTGCGCTCTCCGGAAAAGTTTACGGCCCCGATAATGCCGATGTCGCGGTAATGCACGACAACCTCGCCGAAGTTCTGATGAAACTCCGCGATTTCGAGAACGCGAAAAAACATTTTCAGCGCGCTCTGGAGATAGGTATCAAGGTTTACGGAGAGGATCACCCCACCACGAACCTCTACCGTGAGAACGTGGAATCGCTCACAAGCTGA
- the aroC gene encoding chorismate synthase, translating to MPGNTFGTLLRLTTWGESHGAAIGGVLDGCPSGIELSEADMQVDLDRRKPGQSRHASQRKEPDTVEILSGLFEGKTTGAPISFLIKNRDKDSSAYEDIKNLYRPGHADLSYDMKYGFRDYRGGGRSSARETAVRVAAGAIAKKIIAGIKVTGYTIQIDGVRAETFSEEEIEKNPVRSPDPKAAEEMEKIIDLARKAGDSVGGIVEVTASNVPPGLGQPVYGKISADLASALMSINAIKGVEIGAGFACASMKGSEFNDPITAKGGKFTFKSNNAGGILGGITSGQDIVVRIAVKPTPSILKEQETVDKDGKSASISVTGRHDPCICPRVVPVAEAMVALVLADHILIGRSSRI from the coding sequence ATGCCGGGTAATACTTTCGGGACTCTGCTCCGCCTGACAACGTGGGGCGAATCGCATGGCGCCGCAATAGGCGGCGTTCTGGACGGATGCCCGTCGGGCATTGAATTGAGCGAGGCCGACATGCAGGTCGATCTCGACAGGCGGAAGCCGGGGCAGAGCAGGCACGCGTCACAGCGCAAGGAGCCGGACACCGTTGAAATTCTCTCCGGCCTGTTTGAAGGGAAAACAACCGGCGCGCCTATCTCATTTCTCATAAAGAACAGGGATAAGGATTCGTCGGCTTACGAAGATATAAAAAACCTCTATCGTCCCGGCCACGCCGATCTCTCATACGATATGAAATACGGATTCCGCGATTACCGGGGGGGGGGCCGTTCATCCGCCAGGGAGACGGCGGTGCGCGTTGCCGCCGGTGCGATCGCCAAAAAGATAATCGCAGGAATAAAGGTTACCGGCTACACCATCCAGATAGACGGCGTAAGAGCTGAAACATTCAGCGAGGAAGAGATAGAAAAAAATCCGGTACGTTCCCCCGACCCGAAAGCGGCGGAGGAGATGGAAAAGATCATAGACCTCGCCAGGAAAGCGGGGGATTCCGTCGGTGGGATAGTGGAGGTCACAGCGTCGAATGTCCCGCCGGGGCTTGGGCAACCTGTGTACGGAAAGATCAGCGCCGACCTAGCCTCCGCGCTGATGAGCATCAACGCGATTAAAGGGGTGGAGATAGGGGCCGGGTTTGCCTGCGCTTCCATGAAAGGGAGCGAGTTCAACGACCCGATAACGGCAAAGGGTGGCAAATTCACATTCAAATCGAATAACGCCGGAGGGATCCTCGGCGGGATCACTTCAGGACAGGATATAGTCGTGAGGATAGCGGTCAAGCCTACCCCTTCGATCCTGAAAGAGCAGGAGACAGTCGACAAGGATGGAAAGAGCGCCAGCATCAGCGTGACCGGGAGGCACGACCCCTGCATCTGCCCCCGCGTAGTTCCCGTTGCCGAAGCGATGGTCGCCCTTGTGCTTGCGGATCACATCCTCATCGGCAGGTCGTCGCGAATCTGA
- the bioA gene encoding adenosylmethionine--8-amino-7-oxononanoate transaminase, with amino-acid sequence MERKGCEAEWKRLNEADHKYVWHPFTQMADWVKEETLVIESASGMKLKSITGEEYYDGHSSYWVNVHGHGNPELSRTLARETAKLDHSTFLGLSNRPAIDLAEKLVEITPKGLSKVFFSDNGSTAVEVGMKMAVQYFRQREKGKSRKKRKFIALGEAYHGDTLGAVAVGGVEIYRNIFGPLLADVVFTPSPYCYRCPLKKFPSDCSLACAAEMEKLIVENHEDIAAFVIEPIVQGPGGIIVAPSGYLKRVRELCTKYDILMLADEVAVGFGRTGKMFACEHEEVEPDLMALSKSLGAGLVPIAATMATDEIYEAFLGKWEEQKTFFHGHTFTAHPPACAVALQSLNLYRKQGIIRQVETKSQALADSLVRFENLPHVGDIRQKGMIAGIELVKNRETKERFEIAVRAGNMVSKEARRNGLIVRPLGDTLVLFPILSVSEGDLRKMTDILYNSIAAVTGSFEKNEPFVK; translated from the coding sequence ATCGAAAGGAAGGGGTGCGAAGCGGAGTGGAAACGGCTGAACGAAGCGGATCACAAATATGTATGGCACCCCTTTACCCAGATGGCGGATTGGGTGAAGGAGGAGACGCTTGTCATCGAATCTGCGAGCGGAATGAAGCTGAAGAGTATAACGGGGGAAGAGTATTACGACGGGCATTCCTCTTACTGGGTGAACGTGCATGGGCACGGCAATCCAGAACTTTCAAGAACGCTTGCCCGTGAAACTGCAAAGCTCGATCACTCCACATTCCTCGGATTGAGCAACAGGCCGGCGATTGATCTTGCTGAAAAGCTTGTGGAGATTACGCCAAAAGGTTTGAGCAAGGTATTCTTTTCCGATAACGGCTCCACCGCGGTGGAAGTCGGCATGAAGATGGCCGTGCAGTATTTCCGCCAGAGGGAGAAGGGGAAGAGCCGGAAGAAAAGGAAGTTCATCGCGCTTGGCGAGGCTTATCATGGCGATACGCTCGGCGCGGTTGCCGTAGGTGGAGTTGAGATATACAGAAATATCTTCGGCCCGCTCCTTGCCGACGTGGTATTCACACCTTCGCCATACTGCTATCGGTGCCCATTGAAGAAGTTTCCGTCCGACTGTTCTCTTGCGTGCGCCGCGGAGATGGAGAAGTTGATAGTGGAGAACCACGAAGATATCGCGGCATTTGTTATAGAACCGATAGTCCAAGGGCCGGGGGGGATAATCGTGGCCCCTTCGGGCTATCTGAAAAGGGTGCGGGAGCTATGCACGAAATACGACATACTTATGCTTGCCGACGAGGTTGCCGTAGGGTTTGGCCGTACTGGAAAGATGTTCGCCTGCGAACATGAAGAGGTTGAGCCGGATCTGATGGCGCTCTCAAAAAGCCTCGGTGCGGGACTTGTCCCGATAGCGGCGACGATGGCGACCGATGAGATTTACGAAGCTTTTCTCGGGAAGTGGGAGGAGCAGAAGACGTTTTTTCACGGTCACACATTCACCGCCCACCCCCCGGCGTGCGCAGTCGCCCTGCAATCGCTGAATTTATACAGGAAGCAGGGGATTATCAGGCAGGTCGAGACGAAAAGCCAGGCTCTTGCCGATTCGCTTGTGAGGTTCGAGAACCTCCCGCATGTAGGGGATATCCGGCAGAAGGGGATGATAGCCGGGATCGAACTCGTAAAGAACCGTGAAACAAAAGAACGTTTTGAGATAGCGGTTCGTGCGGGTAACATGGTCTCAAAGGAAGCGAGGAGGAACGGGCTGATAGTGCGCCCCCTGGGTGATACTCTGGTGCTCTTTCCGATCCT
- a CDS encoding Maf family protein, producing the protein MERVSLILASGSPRRKEILEEMSLLFEVRSADVDETLRDGESAESAARRLALDKGEAVAKEAVDSLIIAADTLVTVEGEILGKPKDENDARRMLKLLSGRGHEVVTGIAFILRAEDVRHVVFSRTEVFFRKLSEIDIEDYISTGEYAGKAGAYAIQSAGGTLIESHSGSFSNVVGLPVTEVLKFASAFGIDRFPWKG; encoded by the coding sequence ATGGAAAGAGTTTCCCTCATCCTCGCTTCGGGGTCGCCGAGGAGGAAAGAGATTCTTGAGGAGATGAGCCTCCTTTTCGAAGTAAGGAGCGCCGATGTGGACGAAACCTTGCGCGACGGGGAGAGCGCGGAGTCTGCCGCGAGAAGACTCGCTCTGGACAAGGGGGAAGCCGTTGCAAAGGAAGCTGTCGATTCACTCATCATCGCGGCGGACACGCTGGTTACGGTGGAGGGGGAGATACTGGGTAAACCGAAAGATGAAAACGACGCACGCAGGATGCTGAAACTCCTTAGCGGAAGGGGGCACGAAGTTGTCACCGGAATCGCCTTCATTCTCCGCGCGGAGGATGTAAGGCATGTCGTATTCAGCAGGACGGAAGTCTTTTTCCGCAAACTTTCCGAGATCGATATTGAAGATTATATTTCCACCGGCGAATACGCGGGGAAGGCGGGGGCCTACGCCATACAGTCCGCCGGTGGTACGCTCATAGAATCCCATTCGGGGAGCTTTTCAAATGTAGTCGGGTTACCGGTTACCGAGGTGCTGAAATTCGCGTCGGCGTTCGGCATTGACCGTTTTCCGTGGAAGGGGTGA
- a CDS encoding DUF481 domain-containing protein, which produces MRAKRYRAFAILGALLLFTGQAYADPPKPEEATVPARPLYGDENPGLGEQEITVVPISASIGRLAFVPKDEGSISLGYHRTGGNTDTADMSLNFDLSLERKTYRFFLDGKSAYSESKGIKSNDENELDLRGEMRFDRLFPFWNVNYYKNPFKGYDNRLSTGPGCGYYFIKTEKTYLTGSVYVLYNKDSFIRPDKDGNMKEEHFVNYAEWRFRHKFNDSIKFKEKLVLKVSSKSDKDYYIYYEGSVENSLTNNLALEFKVIADYSNLPPSPDVKMLDSKFITLVKYNF; this is translated from the coding sequence ATGAGAGCGAAAAGATACAGAGCGTTTGCGATCCTTGGAGCGTTGCTTCTCTTCACGGGGCAGGCGTATGCCGACCCGCCCAAGCCTGAAGAAGCGACCGTACCGGCAAGACCGCTTTATGGAGATGAAAATCCTGGCCTCGGCGAACAGGAGATAACGGTTGTGCCTATCTCTGCCTCGATAGGTCGCCTTGCATTCGTGCCGAAGGATGAAGGATCGATCTCACTCGGCTACCACCGGACCGGAGGAAACACCGATACCGCCGATATGTCGCTGAACTTCGACCTGTCACTGGAGCGGAAGACATACCGTTTTTTTCTCGACGGCAAATCGGCGTACAGCGAATCAAAGGGAATAAAGAGCAACGATGAAAACGAACTCGACCTGAGGGGGGAGATGAGGTTCGACAGGCTCTTTCCATTCTGGAACGTAAACTACTATAAAAATCCTTTCAAGGGATACGACAACAGGCTCTCAACCGGTCCTGGTTGCGGATACTATTTTATTAAAACTGAAAAAACCTACCTTACCGGAAGCGTTTACGTCCTTTACAACAAGGATTCCTTCATCCGACCCGATAAGGATGGCAACATGAAAGAGGAGCATTTCGTAAACTACGCCGAATGGCGTTTTCGGCACAAATTCAACGACAGCATAAAATTCAAGGAGAAGCTGGTACTTAAGGTTTCATCAAAGAGCGACAAGGACTACTACATCTACTATGAAGGGAGCGTCGAAAACAGTTTGACGAACAATCTCGCGCTTGAATTCAAGGTAATCGCCGATTACTCAAATCTTCCGCCCTCGCCGGACGTGAAAATGCTCGACAGCAAATTCATCACGCTGGTCAAATACAATTTTTAG
- the coaE gene encoding dephospho-CoA kinase (Dephospho-CoA kinase (CoaE) performs the final step in coenzyme A biosynthesis.) yields MLVIGLTGGIGSGKSTALRVFKKLGAFIIDADRLARDVVKPGRPAWQDIRSRFGKTVFNANHTLNRKKLASIVFKDAKALKELNAMIHPRVFEEEKALIGKYSKSGKNAVVVVDAPLMIESGSHKWKDVLVVMKASRESQVARIVKNKGMSRKEAEARIAAQMPLAEKLKYADFVIENDSTLADCRRNAEKVYREILKRHRGK; encoded by the coding sequence ATGCTGGTCATAGGGCTAACCGGGGGGATAGGCTCTGGGAAATCGACGGCTCTCCGGGTCTTTAAGAAACTTGGTGCATTCATAATAGATGCCGACAGGCTCGCTCGCGATGTGGTTAAACCGGGGCGCCCCGCGTGGCAAGATATCAGGAGCCGTTTCGGCAAAACGGTATTCAATGCAAACCATACTCTCAACAGGAAGAAGCTCGCATCGATAGTTTTCAAGGACGCCAAGGCGCTAAAGGAGCTGAACGCCATGATCCATCCCCGCGTATTCGAAGAGGAGAAGGCGCTTATAGGAAAATATTCGAAGAGCGGCAAAAATGCCGTCGTCGTAGTTGACGCGCCCCTGATGATAGAGAGCGGTTCGCATAAATGGAAAGACGTCTTGGTGGTAATGAAGGCTTCGCGCGAAAGTCAGGTTGCGCGCATTGTAAAGAACAAGGGTATGAGCAGGAAAGAGGCGGAAGCCCGCATCGCGGCGCAGATGCCGCTGGCGGAAAAGCTCAAGTATGCCGATTTCGTTATTGAAAACGATTCCACGCTGGCAGACTGCAGGCGCAACGCGGAGAAGGTTTATCGGGAAATTCTGAAAAGGCATCGAGGTAAATAG
- a CDS encoding methyltransferase domain-containing protein has protein sequence MTNTDKIKRAFGRSAGSYERFGTLQREVSARLVREFTPFDGSPQRALDIGCGTGFTSTDMKKRWPTADIHPLDLALPMAKRTHAAGFIKSVAGDASSLPYAEALFDVAVSSLALQWGSDYERIFSEVSRTLKPGGLFSFSALLPGTLRELRGAYDSASRECTGKGANFPSFASIEEMTAPLETGGFRNLSIHAESVVKSYSTVEEMMRTLKGIGATNPARPENPPRRDVLARTMEFYPGRNGHVEATYEISYISCVKG, from the coding sequence ATGACCAATACCGACAAGATAAAACGGGCCTTCGGGAGGAGCGCCGGAAGCTACGAAAGATTCGGCACCTTGCAGCGCGAGGTATCCGCGCGCCTCGTGCGGGAATTCACTCCGTTTGATGGCTCCCCGCAACGCGCTCTCGACATCGGATGCGGCACAGGGTTCACTTCGACCGATATGAAGAAGCGTTGGCCCACGGCTGACATTCATCCGCTCGACCTCGCTTTGCCGATGGCGAAACGTACTCACGCGGCGGGCTTCATAAAAAGTGTCGCCGGCGACGCATCATCCCTCCCTTACGCGGAGGCTCTCTTTGATGTAGCGGTATCTTCACTCGCACTGCAGTGGGGGAGCGATTATGAAAGAATATTTTCCGAAGTCTCCCGTACGCTGAAGCCGGGGGGACTCTTTTCGTTCAGCGCCCTTCTCCCCGGAACGCTGAGGGAGCTTCGAGGCGCTTACGATTCGGCTAGCAGGGAGTGCACCGGCAAGGGGGCGAATTTCCCCTCCTTTGCTTCGATAGAGGAAATGACTGCGCCTCTTGAAACCGGGGGATTCCGCAATTTGTCGATACATGCCGAGAGCGTGGTGAAGAGCTACTCCACAGTTGAAGAGATGATGCGGACATTGAAAGGTATAGGAGCTACAAATCCGGCAAGACCGGAAAATCCTCCGAGGCGTGACGTGCTTGCGCGGACCATGGAATTTTATCCCGGGCGCAACGGCCATGTGGAGGCGACATATGAAATCTCCTACATCTCCTGCGTGAAGGGGTAG